The proteins below are encoded in one region of Gemmatimonadota bacterium:
- a CDS encoding TM2 domain-containing protein: MTDDLFASPKSRLVAQLLAVFLGVFGAHRFYVGKVQTGILQACTLGGLGLWYLYDNILIAAGSFRDAEGNLVANWEPESDRLIPPGTAAAIFDELDALRAEVTELHDRVAFAERMIEPPARRDSTQA, translated from the coding sequence ATGACCGACGATCTCTTCGCCTCACCAAAATCCAGACTCGTCGCCCAGCTGCTCGCCGTCTTCCTCGGCGTCTTCGGCGCGCACCGCTTTTACGTCGGCAAGGTCCAGACCGGCATCCTCCAGGCGTGCACGCTTGGCGGCCTCGGGCTCTGGTACCTCTACGACAACATCCTGATCGCCGCCGGCTCATTCCGCGACGCCGAGGGGAATCTGGTGGCCAACTGGGAGCCCGAGAGCGACCGCCTGATTCCGCCGGGGACAGCGGCCGCGATCTTCGACGAGCTGGACGCACTCCGCGCCGAGGTCACCGAGCTCCACGATCGGGTGGCATTCGCCGAGCGGATGATCGAACCGCCTGCCCGGCGCGACTCGACCCAGGCGTGA
- the cadA gene encoding cadmium-translocating P-type ATPase, with protein MTERLRMELALLLPDLPGDQDACMQRLTDILGAEPGVTEAHIVPPEGATPGQLCLHFDPAQLSLAEVRRAALAAGARISARFGHVSVAVRMIGAEDAARRLVEELRAVPGVLTASINLPAQQAFVEFDRELTSLERIQEAVGRLPGVTVPNAGANADRGAEVPPWYRRHRELVWSLLSGVLLFAAYSGARWGGLPGAAVRVLYGGAYLFGGFDLVRHTVAAARKGRFAFDIDLLMLLAALGAALLGEWAEGAFLLFLFSLAHALEHYALGRARNAIRALAELAPRRAVVLRGAEQHEIPVEEVVPGDLVVIRPGERLPVDGEVTQGNSSINQAPVTGESVPVEKAPGDEVFAGTVNGEGALQVRTTRAVGDRTLDRVVTLVEEAQAQQAPTQRFTEQFERVFVPVVLIADLLLIVLPPLLGFWDWSTSFYRGMALLVASSPCALALGTPAAVLAGIAQAARHGVLIKGGAHLENLGRLRALALDKTGTLTRGEPEVTDVIAFAPTSESELLALAAAVERHSQHPLGAAVVREADRRALVMPDIGEVTSVSGQGSRSTLGVEPIALGNLRLWEADGVVVPGEVSQAVAGLQARGRSTITMRVGTRWMGVLGLADQPRPDIREVLDQLRRLGIAPIVMLTGDNQGVGDAIGAEVGVDAVQAGLMPEDKVTAVKDLLARHGMVAMVGDGVNDAPAMARATMGIAMGGAGTDVALETADVALMADDLGMLPFAVSLSRSARGVIRQNLYLSLAVIAILIVATTTGTMGIGPAVLVHEGSTLLVIANALRLLRHRPRGLLPRVATG; from the coding sequence ATGACTGAACGCCTTCGAATGGAACTGGCACTGCTGCTCCCCGACCTCCCCGGCGATCAGGATGCCTGCATGCAGCGGCTCACCGACATCCTCGGCGCCGAGCCCGGCGTGACCGAGGCCCACATCGTCCCGCCGGAGGGGGCGACGCCGGGACAACTCTGCCTGCACTTCGACCCCGCCCAGCTCTCGCTTGCGGAGGTGCGACGGGCGGCGCTCGCGGCCGGCGCCAGGATCAGCGCACGCTTCGGCCACGTGTCGGTGGCGGTCCGGATGATCGGCGCCGAGGATGCGGCGCGACGCCTCGTGGAGGAGCTCAGGGCGGTGCCTGGTGTGCTCACGGCGTCCATCAACCTGCCCGCGCAACAGGCGTTCGTTGAGTTCGACCGTGAGCTGACCTCGCTGGAACGCATCCAGGAGGCGGTGGGCCGCCTGCCCGGCGTCACGGTGCCGAACGCCGGTGCCAACGCCGACCGCGGCGCAGAGGTACCCCCGTGGTATCGGCGGCACCGCGAGTTGGTGTGGAGCCTCCTGTCTGGCGTTCTGCTCTTCGCCGCCTATAGCGGAGCACGTTGGGGCGGTCTGCCGGGAGCGGCGGTCCGCGTGCTCTATGGGGGTGCCTACCTGTTCGGCGGCTTCGATCTGGTGCGGCACACCGTCGCGGCGGCGCGCAAGGGGCGCTTTGCGTTCGACATCGACCTGTTGATGCTGCTCGCGGCACTTGGTGCAGCGTTGCTCGGTGAATGGGCCGAAGGCGCATTTCTGCTCTTTTTGTTTTCGCTGGCGCATGCCTTGGAACATTACGCACTGGGGCGGGCCCGCAACGCGATTCGCGCACTCGCGGAACTCGCGCCGCGGCGCGCGGTCGTGTTGCGGGGTGCCGAACAACACGAGATCCCCGTGGAGGAGGTGGTCCCCGGCGACCTGGTCGTGATCCGTCCGGGTGAACGGCTCCCGGTGGACGGCGAGGTCACGCAGGGCAACTCGAGTATCAACCAGGCGCCCGTCACCGGGGAGTCCGTGCCGGTGGAGAAGGCGCCGGGCGACGAGGTATTCGCCGGAACGGTGAATGGCGAGGGCGCGTTGCAAGTGCGCACGACCCGGGCTGTCGGGGACCGCACCCTCGATCGGGTGGTCACGCTGGTCGAGGAGGCGCAGGCACAACAGGCGCCGACGCAACGCTTCACGGAACAATTCGAACGGGTGTTCGTGCCCGTGGTGCTGATTGCCGATCTGCTCCTGATTGTGCTGCCGCCCCTGCTTGGTTTCTGGGATTGGTCAACGTCTTTCTACCGTGGGATGGCGCTGTTGGTGGCCTCGTCGCCGTGCGCCTTGGCGCTGGGTACACCGGCGGCGGTCCTGGCGGGGATCGCGCAGGCTGCTCGCCACGGTGTCCTGATCAAGGGAGGGGCGCATCTCGAGAACCTTGGCCGGCTGCGGGCGCTGGCCCTTGACAAGACGGGTACCCTGACGCGCGGCGAGCCGGAGGTCACCGACGTCATCGCCTTCGCGCCGACGTCCGAGTCGGAACTACTTGCGCTCGCCGCAGCCGTCGAACGGCATTCGCAGCATCCACTTGGTGCCGCCGTGGTTCGGGAGGCTGACCGACGTGCCCTGGTGATGCCCGACATTGGTGAGGTCACGAGTGTCAGCGGGCAAGGCAGCCGATCTACTCTCGGGGTGGAGCCGATCGCGCTCGGCAATCTCCGGCTCTGGGAAGCGGACGGCGTGGTTGTCCCGGGCGAGGTCAGCCAGGCGGTCGCCGGATTGCAGGCACGCGGACGGAGCACGATCACCATGCGGGTCGGGACACGCTGGATGGGTGTGCTCGGGCTCGCGGATCAACCGCGTCCGGATATCCGGGAGGTCCTTGACCAACTCCGCCGGCTCGGCATTGCCCCGATCGTGATGCTCACTGGCGACAACCAGGGTGTCGGGGATGCCATTGGGGCGGAAGTCGGTGTCGATGCAGTCCAAGCGGGGCTCATGCCCGAGGACAAGGTCACGGCGGTCAAGGACCTGCTGGCGCGGCACGGGATGGTGGCCATGGTCGGCGACGGCGTGAACGATGCGCCGGCCATGGCGCGCGCGACCATGGGCATCGCGATGGGCGGGGCCGGCACCGATGTGGCGCTGGAAACCGCCGATGTGGCGTTGATGGCCGACGACCTGGGGATGCTGCCCTTCGCGGTGAGCCTGTCGAGGAGTGCGCGAGGTGTCATCCGTCAGAATCTCTACTTGTCACTGGCCGTGATCGCGATCCTCATCGTCGCGACGACGACCGGTACCATGGGCATCGGTCCGGCCGTGCTGGTGCATGAGGGGAGCACCTTGTTGGTCATCGCAAACGCCCTCCGCCTGCTGCGGCACCGACCTCGCGGTTTGCTCCCCCGTGTCGCAACAGGGTAG
- a CDS encoding site-specific integrase, with protein MPRQKRASSEVLLKGVDRYLIPDRRSAVVWRHGAWWLDHRQLKLAAINQSKLTRLHAVDAIRTNAALKAAFEAGDALLSELSREVRAHQEGASGAGDRLSLVDGYHEWVAARHFADTERAEGATTRQQRNIARASVTLIQHAREALIFCSEEGRVTARVVSSQDTLAYAKVLAKKYKSENSQRSRWKALQAWFSWMIAEKGVQTVGNIFPRGKGPKVTPRVRKDKDTFPVLRDVAATLDALTYLAQLDRRYLPAYIRMHLIAYTGCRLAETAHMRWDGLRLGGEVPSITIIETKRKGHATRVVPLWPRLEAALGYYARRLTLEGAEVPTHGLILRPRVQDISDPAARGRYWAGGDGGSG; from the coding sequence GTGCCGCGACAAAAGCGAGCCTCCAGCGAGGTGCTGCTCAAAGGGGTTGACCGGTACCTCATTCCGGACCGCCGCTCCGCCGTCGTGTGGCGGCACGGCGCCTGGTGGCTCGACCACCGCCAGCTCAAGCTCGCCGCGATCAATCAATCCAAGCTCACCCGCCTCCATGCGGTCGACGCCATCCGCACCAACGCGGCGCTCAAAGCGGCCTTCGAGGCCGGCGACGCCCTCCTGTCCGAGCTCTCCCGGGAGGTCCGGGCCCACCAAGAGGGGGCCTCCGGGGCGGGCGACCGACTCAGCTTGGTCGACGGATATCACGAATGGGTGGCAGCCCGCCACTTCGCCGACACCGAGCGCGCCGAGGGCGCAACGACACGGCAGCAGCGCAACATTGCCCGGGCCTCGGTCACCCTGATTCAGCACGCCCGCGAGGCGCTCATATTCTGCTCGGAAGAGGGTCGGGTGACGGCCCGCGTCGTCTCGTCGCAGGACACGCTCGCGTACGCGAAGGTGCTGGCCAAAAAGTACAAGTCCGAGAACTCGCAACGCTCCCGATGGAAGGCGCTGCAGGCGTGGTTCTCGTGGATGATTGCGGAGAAGGGGGTGCAGACCGTCGGCAACATCTTCCCGCGCGGGAAGGGCCCCAAGGTGACGCCGCGGGTGCGGAAAGACAAAGACACGTTCCCAGTGCTGCGGGACGTCGCGGCAACACTCGACGCGCTCACCTACCTGGCCCAGCTGGACCGGCGCTATCTCCCCGCCTACATCCGGATGCACCTCATCGCCTACACTGGGTGCCGGCTCGCCGAGACTGCGCACATGCGGTGGGACGGTCTAAGGCTGGGGGGCGAGGTGCCCAGCATCACAATCATCGAGACGAAACGGAAGGGCCACGCCACCCGCGTCGTGCCGCTGTGGCCGCGCCTCGAGGCCGCCCTGGGATACTACGCCCGCCGCCTTACGCTGGAGGGCGCGGAGGTGCCCACACACGGGCTGATCCTTCGTCCACGGGTCCAGGACATCTCGGACCCAGCAGCGCGCGGGCGATACTGGGCAGGCGGGGACGGCGGAAGTGGCTGA